The genomic stretch gtgttcatgaacatgttagccatttccttctccaacataggaggttgaacacgggaagctgtttctctccagcgttgagcgtattctctgaagcactcattgcttttaagagacagattttgaagttgagttctgtccggagccatgtctgcattatactgatactgcttcacgaaagcctcagccaaatccctccagcaacggatgtgggctctgttcagcctcatataccattccagggatgccccagctaggctgtcctggaaaaagtacataagcaacttttcgtcatcggagtatgcaaccattttacggaaataggcttgcacatgagtcttcgggcaagagttgccattgtatttgtcaaatatcgggaccttgaatttcggtggcactctcacacctgggaccaaccccaagtcagcaacatctactcccagaggattctgtccttccactgccttcaacctctcttccaatcttctaaacatggggtccacaccatgacccataccaaagtcttcctgcagcagggggaactgattgtcctgatcatcatgaatgggCTGTTGACtggaggtgacatgtaggattgggataggccccggtccattgggtccattagcctctccagctggaggatcagtcaccgtctctggttgagcagggggattcctttgtatcatctgcctgagctcttgctgtccctgagccaccccttgaaccacatccatgaattgattcatgcggattttcatctcgaCGAACTCTGtctgtaggctttccattactctctgttggtttctgcgggtaccgtaccggtgaatgcctgggtcagctatcctgctgatggaacaccaaacaaactgagaacactgtagcggtacctgttatgcaagacatgctaatgaatatgtaaatgcaatgacatgtttatcaattccaaaggtattctacccccttgattccagtctctcaatagataaacgatgtaaaaaaaaagactaagccgttgatgagaaccaagaaaattccgattagaatcaagtagaagatataaaccccacagaaatggataaacatgtgtgaatgattatgaatgcaaaatgatgtgaatgcagtgcagtggcatgggaatcaggatcgctgtatctgcttgaacatctgtcaggttgcactgtctggagagaaattaagagcacaccaaacaaaggtcatgggatggatcatgttatccttaatatcaaccacccattttggtggattatggtttacaccttatcaacacccaagtttcattgatattaaggatacccgatcggatcaaccatgaatcaagggtttgttgcaagtcacgagcatggagtttaggttaagaaccacccaaaaggagtgtactaaggtttaaacctgccaaacatgttctacaaaaggttcccatagtcataatcccatctttcagatattatcggaggaacgactactcgtattccaaaaatattctcaagagagactcttatgagtgtagtatcgcgtaacaatcgtatcaagtcttacacttgaacgactttcgcactacgtcctacgaataggccaagatgggtttggtaaactaaggtcctcggcttctaaggtctatattggaaaaagtaatgtctaaccacaacttacttgtgtgacattattgatctcaacatgacctccaccaagtgaatgggcttgcaagtcaacttgctaaggaataactccacacaagtcgaaaagactatgccattctcctatcctaagtgcactcgagttcgggtatagaactcatctcacaaagatcaccaagcagccatagccagccaatagatacaacaatgatatgtacacaatgcaataaggtaaagcaggtaaataaataactgtacaaaagcatgaacacccaataaacaaacaaactacaaaagctaggagggactcgcttagggaaaccgggtccccagcagagtcgccaggtgtcgcaacctgaaaaatacagtgtgcgaaaaaacaaccggcgaaagaaaatgacagaagagtcgccaccgtgcgttatttatcccaaaggagggaaaggaaacgctcgaagtaaagctgaaaagaggaaaggaaaagacaaggtctcgtaaccaaatcttgAGTTCGGGAGTgggttatgcgaagggaaggtattagcacccctacgcattcgtagtactctacgggatccacttttgtagttcttgtctaaagggtgtgagtttatcttgtgttgtttactaaaaaaggggttaaatgaaaatgactcgcgcggatgtcgcatccattgtatacgtatctcatctgaatatgagaatcagagtcttcgtagctcggctgacctatgggttggggatgtgtgctcgctaagacatcgcgtcttatgcctacgtatctcatctggaatgagaatcagagcaagccgtagttcggctatctaccggatgctcgacctttggagacttactcacctgtagtagaaggagtaaacgtgtatttaggagaagaaaaatcaatgaagggttagggtttgggatgctcatgcaaaaaggcagtccttaacgaaggaaccgcgctacctacggggatacgaacacatacaaaacaaacatgtataaagtaaatgtgccaacaaggcaatcagaataaatctcccacatggtatcccacaagtaaagtggaatatccaacgagctatccctgcaaaagtcatgtgagccttcacaaaatctcaacaaaagggttagtgaaacaagataaggattaagagaaaacatgctatgacaaccgtaagtcagattagagcaaaacagtatggtttcagaaacctcaaaccatgtggcatacacttcagaaattaaacgattaagcattcaaggcattatttatacattcatacataattatgaacccgtgggcaaaaacctaatgaaattcatccatcatacctcaaatattcagagtattcaacttcaaagcacaaaggtaatgggaataagggcaaacctgattggagagatcggttgaaatcaaatggcacggctggatttgcaaatcaatgttagggtttgcttgagctgaaagtgtgtgagtcagaatgaaccttttagagttgcctggaggttgctctgaactctgttatctcttctctcactatctttttccccagggttcttctctcactatctttttcccagacagggtaataggaataaaatggtcttttgtttcactgaaactctgaatttataacccgatttttatggacctgtgggctcaaatgagagaggtccaagtccaagattttttcttttatttatttatttattttcgcttttcgtttttttttcgttttccgtttttcgtttttttttcaaaacacgtgagcttcgcctagcgagcatgacaactcatgaacaaacctttgctccttcaagattaacgttttgactgacgaatagacccctgttggaagtaacttaagtctttcccttgtgttgactgatcatctaaatagagcccacaaagtgtcctggatgatgttcaagcttcttggatccgattccgattgccatgatgaaatgcaaatgctaaatgacctaaaaatgaatgcatgcatgaggtgtaaagcgtatgcttccaggaaaaatgaagggtaaattttggggtattacaaatTACTTACTGGAAAATAAGACGAGAGATTACCTTGTGATGCGGCTATGTGAGATGTTGCACCCGTGTCCATGTACCACTGATTGACAGGAGTGTGGAGAGATATGGTGTGGATTGCGGTCTTAATGTCTGTCGGTATCTGAGATGAGGTAGAGGTTGCATACACCTGAGAACACTGTCCTAGAATGCTTGGCTTCTTAGGAGGACCGACAAGGCGTGTCCATTGAGAGGTGGTATACGAACACGGTGGCATAGTCCATGGGGGTGGAGTCCAACCCCATGGTTGCCAGGTTgggtaatgttgttgttgtttctaAGGAGGAGCATACCAAGGTGAGGGAGCGTTGGGAGCTCCATACTGAGGTGCACTGCGGTTACCACGTCCCCCTCCGCGACCCTGATTGCCACGGGAGCGAGAACGGTTGTCGGGGCGACGGTTGCCATGCTGAGAGGTATCTTCAGTAGGTTTCGGCTGAATAGTGCGCATATCAGCATGATAGCCTGTGTTTTCCATCTTATCCATATCGGCTTCTTCCAAAGTGAGCATGGAACGAGCCTCATAGAATGCCATAAGAGGGTTGCTCTGGCAAATCAAAGTAGCAACACTGCGGTAAGCTTCTGGGAGACCAGAGATCAACTGAAGGACCAGACGATGATTATTGACAGGGGAGCCGACATTTCTCAACTGATTAGAAAGCATATTAAGATGCTGACAGTAAGCAAAGACATTGGGAAAATCCTCCATACGAGTGTTAGAAAACTCTTGCTCAAGTCTGATAGCTCGAGCATTTTGGTTGTCCTGAAAAATATCTTCCAAGCGATTCCATGCTTCCATTACAGTGGAGTTGGGTTCCAAAATAGTGGTCAGCAAGTCAGTAGAAATAGTGGAATAAATCCACTGAAGAACAGTGGAATCAAGAATGGACCATTGTTCATGGTTGGCGCTGGTAACAGCTAATGGCTCTTTTCCGATAGATGGAATGATGTGATACATGACTCGATATGAGCGAGCATGGATGCAGAAAAGCTCGACCTAGGTACCATATTGATCTTTTTCCATATCAAGAATAATAGGAATGTGGTTCCTAATATTGGAGAAGGAAAGAGCGGGATGAAACTCTTATTTGGAACCTCGAAACATGGTGTTCTTGGGCTGGGCGGAATCACTAGTATAGGCAGATTTGTGGGTATCGGCGTCACTGTGTTTTGAATGGTCTGAATCAGACATGGATGTAGGTGGAACAGTGAAAACATATAAACAATAGAGATAGGTGAAAACACATACAAAACAGAACCACTTGTGAAAACATATACAAAACGCAAACACGCAAACAATAGCGGCTGATTTATGGAGGAGAGAAGGTGTGGTTGTGGTGTGATACAGAGGTGTCGATCGTAGAACAGGGATCGGAATCACGTGGGTCCTTGTGCACGGTGGTGTGCGACGGCGGCGACGACGAACAGAGGCGGAAGACAATAGAATATGGTGGTTCTCGTGTTCGGCGGCAGCGGTACAGAAGACGGTAGTCCTGTTGCGGCAACAAACCTCAAGGAGGGAGAAGAAGCATACGACAACGGACTGTAATGAGGGAGAAGAAGAAACGCGTTTATGCGTTTGCTTTTTTTTAGAGAGATGGATCGGTTAGGATTGATACCATGTAAGATAATGGAAATCGTGTGCTTCTCATTGATCTGAATAGAATATATATACATCAATGTGTAACATTTGGTCAACTATCTAATTATGATACAACATAATTATACGAAActaattataataaaatattatattttatcaAGGTTGTGTTTGATGAACCTATTTTGATATTATTATGACATGTgtttgatttgatattgcatGAGTAATTTGATCTATAATTCTATTCAACTGCACCTTGTTCTTAATGttgaccattagtctatgtgttggacctaggaCAATTGTTGTGCTTACGCTGAtggactagggatagaaaactTCGGGTTATGGCTTAGGAATAATGTCTTGAGGCTGGGGAATACTCTTGATTCTAGTCCACAGATGAATGAGTGTATGCCAATAAGATCAGACGAAATGCCAGAATCCCTGACTTTTCACCTAAACCCCAATGAATGTATTTGTTTGATGAAATGTATGAtcaaatgaaatgatcatgctATACTTATCGCGATAAAAGAAGATACATATCCCAATGTTAGAACAAACGTAAACATAAAGCCAACACAAACGAATTAGTGGtaaaaaaatgaatgaaatgCTCTGATGTTGACATATAAGACACATAAGGAGTTTTAATAAGACAAATAAGGAATTTAAACCTTTTCTACAAGtaaattttcaaattttgttCATAAAACAGAAGAAAATAGATATTAATCCAAATAATTTTGTTTGTATAACTCATAAAATAGACATtcaattatttaaattaataatataataaaataaaaataactaTTATCCccttattttaattcatttattatttttaattcaaataataattttaatatttttcttctttatatttttgtatttaattaataatatatttattttttaatattatatcTCTTATATTGTTGATTTCTCACTttacaaaaaaaattatatgaTAGTTTGTACGTTACGCAAGTGACCCGTCAATATTCCaataattttaataaaaagataaaaaaataaaaactattTAAATTTAAAGTAAAAAGATTACTTTGTAAATATccttaaataaaaaaaaaagagttgcaatataataataataataataataataataataataataataattagatagataaataaataaatggaaaCTAAATTAAGAAACAAACAAAACACACCTGTTTTTCAGTGTAAGATCATGAGTGAAATTATTACTTCCATGTGCTCACACATGTGACCTACCCTCCCTCCCCCTTCACTAAAGTTATTTCAATGGAAGAAGATAACATTGGTAGTGATCACTGTACTTCATTAAGGTTATACTTAATTTTAAAAAGATATAAAATAAAAAGATATAATTATTTAATGACACATGCAAAATATATAATCAGAGCTTCATATATAGTTAATGGTTTTTTTATTGGTACAATATAGTTAATGGTTTAGCTTGTTATTTTGCATATGTGATGAGTTCTAATATTGTTGATAATTGTGCAGTTATAAACAATTGTGATATCATGAGACATTATAATATGAAAATCAATTGCTACCGTAGAATGGCAAAAAATTTAACAACTTCTTTTAGTCGTTTAAAGATTTACACttaatttaataattaattaaatataaatgTTAGGGCAAAATCCAATAACAAGATAACactaataaataaatattatgaAAGTGAAAGAGAATTAGAGATAATTGGATGAAAATAGAGACATTATCATTAACAATTCAAATTGAGTATTTTTTTCTTCAATACACAACTGTACAATTAACTAattaaatagaaaaataaaatttttgagCATGTAATCGGTTACACAAAAACTGTAATCAATTATACAAAACTATTGTCTGATTCTAGCAAATATGATAACCGATTACACAAATCTTATAACTGACTACATGCTGCTTCTGTTTGCTACTGACTTggtggtaatcggttacacaaAAGTTGTAACCGGTCACATGTCGCTTCTATTTGCTTCTTTTGCAACAACGCAAGGTGGTAATCAATTACATCCCCGAAGTAACTGGTTACACCCTACTTGGATTATTTTTTCTTCAACGCACCACCTTAATTTAAGTCTTCCATACTCATCTTTTTCTTCAACCTCTTAAACACTTTAATTGACACTCCTTTGGTTAGCAGATAGGCCACTTGATCTTCACTTTTGGAATACTCCAACTTCAATTTTGCTTCACTCACAAGCTCTCTCAAGTAGTGAAATATCATCTCTATATGCCTGCTTCTCCCATGCGCAATGAGATTCTTTGCAAAGTTTATCGCAGAAACGTTGTCTATCATTAAAGTCACAACTTCATTCTCTTTGTTGGACAACTCCTTCATCAAATTCATCAACCATACAATTTGACACGCACACATAGATGTTACAATGTACCCTGCCTCGCAAGAAGAAAACGCCACAACTGATTTCTTCTTCACAACTGATTTCTTCTTAGAACACCAAGAGATTAGCGTTTCTCGATACATAAATATGTATCTAGCAGTGAATTTCTGTCATCTTTATCTCCACACCAATATGAGTTGGTGTAACCGAGTAATTTGCAGCTTATACCTTATTAAATTTATATTATTTCTAAAAATTTGTATATAAATACTAATATTTTTATTTGAACTATTTCCAGTACTGGGTCCTCGAGCATTTTCCTGATATAGTCCAATGGCAAAACTATTGTTGACTATGATGAAGAGTTGCCTCGTGCTTGCCTCATTAATCCACATATGGGGAATTTTTTTGATTGAGACTTACAAACATTCCATTGATCGGATTCTGGCATAAGATATTTGTTTCACTCCATACGGAGACACAATCAAACACAACCTTTAAAGGATATCTGTTAGTACTCTAGTTGGCTAACACATGTGACTTGACTCATgtacccccccccccccccccccatctACCAAAGCATGTATTGAGACAACTCAAGTATGGATCATATAGTTGTTACACATCCTATAATGAATCGTagaaatgctgatgtaatatttgATGACTACAATGAGCATTTGGTAGCAGAGGATGTATGAAGTGTGTTAGGGGATAGATAATGTACTAATGCATACAATTAAATTCAATGGTATTACAAATTTTCACATCCTTAAATGTCGCCAGCGCCAGATGGTGACCCCCTCCCCTCCAAGGTCAACTCATTGGGAGATGAATATGTTAGGGCGAATCATGATGTAGTTTGTCACCTAAATGCCATCTTATGTTACTTTACTTGATGATTTTGTTTATGTAGGAGAGTTCTAGGGAGGCACCCCTTTGAGAAACATGATAACATGCAATATTATTAGAGGCATATAGTGCACTTTAGTATAAGAGGCAAATCAGGAGTAGGATTGCGGACATACTCAATagataattttttttttgtaaatttaTAAAGACTTTGTACTTTTGAATTATAAGTTACTCTCCCTATTCCTTTTTAAATGTCATTTTCTTAAtaagtttttttcttttttaattgtcactttcaaagttcaaaatagtattaaatgcacttttgttaaaattacccctagataattattatatatagagaaaaagtaaaatgaatgtaataaataattaagggttTTATAGATAAAATGataattattgtttgaaaaataaCAATATTGATTATCTTTCTTGGTATGTGTAAAAGGtaaaaaaatgacacttaaaaatGAACAGAGGGAGTATAACATAGTTAAAACGTTGATACTTAACATATTATTTTCCTAGTCATGTTCATGATTGTTGAGTTTTATGATTGCAACATTTATGTAACATCTTATAAATGATAAATTACAAAATGCTTCTTACTTAGTTTTATGATTGCAGCTTCTTATGTTTACAAAGGTTTCAAAGGTGTGTCTATAATATATATTCTTGATACACTCTTTACACAATATTATTCATTTTTCCTCACATAGTAATAGTTATTGAGGTGTTTCCGGAACATATCTTCCAAACACACCTTTTATAAAAAGTTATTCATTTTTCCTCATATAACATCAGTTTTAAGGGTTTTATGGGTGCATACATAACATATCTTTCAGACACACTCTTTGTAccatattatttattttttctcACATAACAATATTTTTATGGGGTATGTCTAAAACATATCGAGTGGACAAATCCTTTATACCATATTATCCATGTTACCATCCATATCAATAGTTTTACAAGTGGGTCTGGAAAATATCTTCGAGACAAACCCTTTATACCACATTATTCATTTTTTCTCGCGTAGTGATTATTACAGGGGTGCATCTGGAACATAGTTTCGAGACAAACACCATTTTTTTTGTTAATCCATTTCCAAAAGATATCATCTTGTTACACATTTGTAACTTTTACAAAGTAACTATATATAATTTTCAACAACCAATCAAATTTAAAAAAGTATATAATAAATAACCTCATTTTTATAAATGCAATATTAAATATATTCAATATTGACAAGCCACTATATAAATTAAAACACATAAAAATAAGTGAATCTTTCTAAATATATAGAACATTCTGCattcaattttatttatttattttagagTTTGACCTAACTCATCCTTACAAAACTAGCTTGTAAGGTGAGAGATGTCACTCTATATATACTCTTTCAAGACTTTATCTCTAACCAATTTGGGACTTGATATTTTCATTATACACCCACACTCATGCCAACACTCTTTTTGAAATTGGTGCTTGGATTAAACGGTGGGCGATCCATGGTCTGTTTGATAAGCTCTGATACCATATTAGAGTTTGATCTAACTCATCCTTATAAAACCGACTTATAAGATGATGCATGTGACTTTATATATACCCTTTCAAGACTCTATCTCCAACCAATGTAGGACTTGAGATCTTCCCAATATATTTGATTTCTTTTCAATATCATTCAATGTGTCAAACTCATACATTCTATCCAAAAAAGAAAACTCACAATCAACTTCTTCTTTGTGTTGGTCTATTCAATCTACAAATGTTTGTGGTAGGGGAAATCAAAGTTTTAAATAAACGTGTACAAAATGTCGCATACTTAAAAGCCATCCAATACAGATAATCAATCCAACATGAATTTTTATAGGGCGAATTTATAAAGAGAAAAGGTTAAAAAAAAGCATACATTGTCAATTCAATAAATAAATTGGTCAAATGCAATTGCAACAAGACGACCAAATTTTGAGAAACTCGTCTACTTTCCACTAAGTGTTGGGACAACAATTTTACCAAGAATAAGAGCTCGTTGAATACCGATATATCATTTTTTAGTTTTGTATAACCTCATGTAATTTTTTTTGAGAAGTTAACTATTCACTAAGGTTATGACTAAGAAGTGAATGATTCTTCTCTCATTTACTCCATtcgttcctttttaagtgtcttttttgtataaaaaaattatttcatTTTAAGTGTCATTTTTAAAGTTCAAGATAACACCAATTGTCACTTGTCAAAATTATCCCTAATTATTTACTCTCTCCGTCTCATAAAAAGTGTCTCGTTTGCACTTTTTCTCTGTCTCAAAATAATTGTCAATTTACAATATCAATGCagcatttattattatttttccaCTATCATACCCCTATTTATTAACTTTCACTTTATTCAACCATTCATTAACTATAATTAACAAGGGTATTCTAGTAAATGATATTAGttttatcatcaaaatcaacacatctaatcacttttaaaaaaatcaattgaACACTTTTTATGAGACGGGGGAGTATTAAAGAGAGAGAAAAAgttaaatatataaataaatagataggagtattataGTAAAAAGATAATCATTATTTAATAAACTTGATTAGTTTTATTGACATGCGtaaaaaaatcaaagaaaaaaaattaaaaaggaACATAAGGAGTACCATTTAAGGTTGGAACAATGCAAAATCTGTGGATATTATCTTCATTTTACACTATCAATTAATCATAACCGTTGGATGttgaaataagtttgacttttattttaaaaatctataaagtaatgcaaacgggtgatggtgatgaatcaattgtgtaaaatattttacactgacagtgcatagtaattaatctctctctctctctctcttctctctcgCTCTCGCtcctcttctctctctctctactctctctctccttctctctctctctgctctctctcttctctctctctctctctctatctcctctctctctctctctctctctctctctctctctctcgctctctctccgctcgctctctctctctctctactctctctctctctctctctctctctctctctctctctcctctctctcctctctctctctctcctctctctctctctctctctctctctctctatctctctctcttatataatatatatatatatatatatagatatatatattataatatatatatataatatatatagtataatatatatatatattatatataatatatatatatattatatatattatgATTTTTGTTTACCAACtcattttatattttattaacttattaatcacactaaaacaaaataaaacacatttattaattattaatctaatattattataattaaaatacaaCAACTGAAATGTTCCAAAGAGAGATGCAGTGAGAACCGAATGAGAAGACGAACAGACGACTCTATATGAAACGAAGCAAGACGATGAAGGGTATGGGTGGTGCAAATTTGAGGATTTTTCTGCTTTCTATCATCTTAAAATATTATCtttacaattttttttttcaaaaatgtTATTGTGAATCTCTTACATATTTCGGCATTGAATTGAAATTCTCATATCTGTTTCTTGTTTCAGATATTGCATCTTATACATGTTTCTGCATTGAATTGAAAAATTTTCAGATCTCTTTTCTGTTTTGGCTTTTTCTAATTCCTTTTTGGATTTATTTGGGTTCCATGAATTTCAGAACTTcaaatctattttttttaaatattaatttatattcTAAGGGCACAGTTAAGAAACTTATTTATATAAAATTTGTattaaaaataacaattaaaatattaaaatttatatttttaatataacCAATATACTTTTAAGACAATGTTTCTTTATTTAGTTCTTAAACTTTATCctaatttttttttattgcattttcTCCTTGGAGTTAAGCTTTAACACAGCACAAAATTTGAGATTATTTTATTTAGTGTCagatttgtttttttttttactattttattctatttttaaattaaaattctaaaatattcTATTTAAAAAAATGGTAATGCCTAAATATAGTTAAAATTTATTGGAAATTATGTCTTAAATTTAATACAACTTTATAATTAATGTTTTTTTCAATATAAATTTTCTATTTGTGAGATTTTTTATATGtgcccttggggcacaagttagcattacctTTAAAATTTTTTTCTAAGATATTCCTTTTTAAGAAGGGACTCGTCCAATCAATGAACGAGTAGATGCTGCATTTACAGTCATAAAGGAGCTCGTCCAATCAATAGACAAGTGCATGCTTAAAAGAAAAGTAAAACGTAATTATCCCTCGGTCAATGAATGACCGAACTCCTTCATAACTGTAAAACGTAATATACACTCGTCCATTGAATGAACGAGTCATTTCTTGAAAAAATGtattttaagattttttttcTAAAATGGAACAGTTTagaattttaattttaaatatgGGATAAAAAAAGTAAAAAAGTCTCTAGATTTAACTTAAACATTGAGGATATGGTTTTTAAAA from Lathyrus oleraceus cultivar Zhongwan6 chromosome 7, CAAS_Psat_ZW6_1.0, whole genome shotgun sequence encodes the following:
- the LOC127104524 gene encoding uncharacterized protein LOC127104524 → MYHIIPSIGKEPLAVTSANHEQWSILDSTVLQWIYSTISTDLLTTILEPNSTVMEAWNRLEDIFQDNQNARAIRLEQEFSNTRMEDFPNVFAYCQHLNMLSNQLRNVGSPVNNHRLVLQLISGLPEAYRSVATLICQSNPLMAFYEARSMLTLEEADMDKMENTGYHADMRTIQPKPTEDTSQHGNRRPDNRSRSRGNQGRGGGRGNRSAPQYGAPNAPSPWYAPP